In Methanotorris formicicus Mc-S-70, a single genomic region encodes these proteins:
- a CDS encoding RNA ligase partner protein codes for MPRKQRFCLDTTALTDTSVRDALGVKTITESTDKILDLIAEARMKLDISCHIPYPSVYNELIGFLERENCPKDVLVKVDTWLVKKTPNRYEIKIPSEIFYEYIKDLRERINKGMRIGENTMYETALQTYGLSQSKELNREEVINQVLSKTINTFRNKYRSALRVGTLDSAPDLDVLLLAKELDAAVVASDEGVEKWAQRLGLRFVKARDFPFMLEEYLSHIK; via the coding sequence TTGCCAAGAAAACAGAGGTTTTGTTTGGATACAACAGCACTTACCGACACCTCAGTAAGGGATGCACTGGGGGTAAAGACCATCACTGAAAGTACGGATAAAATTCTTGATTTGATAGCAGAGGCAAGAATGAAATTGGATATATCGTGCCATATTCCATATCCTTCAGTGTATAATGAATTAATTGGATTTTTGGAGAGGGAAAATTGTCCAAAGGATGTGTTAGTTAAGGTAGATACGTGGTTGGTTAAAAAAACACCAAATAGATATGAGATAAAGATACCTTCAGAAATATTCTATGAGTATATTAAAGATTTGAGGGAGAGGATAAATAAAGGCATGAGAATTGGTGAAAACACAATGTATGAAACTGCATTGCAAACCTATGGTTTATCCCAATCAAAGGAACTAAACAGAGAAGAGGTAATTAATCAAGTTCTATCAAAAACAATAAATACCTTCAGAAATAAATATAGAAGTGCGTTGAGAGTGGGAACTTTGGACAGTGCTCCTGATTTAGATGTTCTTTTATTGGCAAAAGAACTTGATGCTGCTGTTGTAGCAAGTGATGAGGGTGTTGAAAAATGGGCTCAGAGATTGGGCTTGAGATTTGTTAAGGCGAGGGATTTCCCATTTATGCTTGAGGAATATCTAAGTCATATCAAATAA
- a CDS encoding DUF356 domain-containing protein — translation MVLLLIRGDNYEKIKNALADVDRHAELTIIGKPRIILPEAADEILKHILGEIKKPCKKACLAKIEENAPKAIDRIRKIHPPAHIVVISERYEMYDDLLRDFPRMPPLKGYYKSKNKNKDKKDNVKKNKHLR, via the coding sequence ATGGTATTGTTGTTGATAAGGGGAGATAATTATGAAAAAATTAAAAATGCTTTAGCAGATGTTGATAGACATGCTGAATTAACCATTATTGGAAAACCAAGAATTATATTGCCTGAGGCAGCAGATGAGATACTAAAACACATTTTAGGGGAGATTAAAAAACCTTGCAAAAAGGCATGCCTTGCGAAGATTGAAGAAAATGCCCCAAAGGCAATTGATAGAATTAGAAAAATCCATCCGCCAGCACATATTGTTGTTATCAGTGAAAGATACGAAATGTACGATGATCTACTTAGGGATTTTCCAAGAATGCCACCATTGAAAGGTTACTACAAAAGCAAAAATAAAAATAAAGACAAAAAAGACAACGTAAAGAAGAATAAACACTTGAGGTGA
- the ileS gene encoding isoleucine--tRNA ligase — translation MKQVKGVNFRELDKKIKKFWEKNKIYEKVKKMNEGNPEYYFVDGPPYCSGAIHLGTAWNKIIKDTVLRFKRMQGYNVLDKAGWDMHGLPIEVKVENEFGIKNKKEIETKIGTENFIEKCKEFALKHKEIMEGQFKNLGVWLDWENAYMPITKEYMEIGWWTLKKAHEKGLLTKDLRVGYWCPRCETSLAEHEVRGEYKEVSDPSVYVKFKVKDKEDEYVVIWTTTPWTLPSNLAVAVHPEYDYAYVEVELEDKKEIWIIAEKLVEEVMKRAEKQNNIKSYKIIKTVKGKELEGIKYIHPLLEENEKQKEFAKLENAHTIILGEHVTLEGGTGLVHTAPGHGEEDFEVGKKYGLPIYSPIDDEGKYVEGKWKGIFVKDADNEIIETLKNKGLLVFAGKIKHSYPHCWRCKTPLLFRATEQWYLSISKIKEDIIEHAKTVDWVPKWVETRYINGVKFVGDWNISRQRYWGIPIPVWVCKECGKYVVVGSVEELKERMINDVELDDLHKPTVDKVVLKCECGGEMKRIPDVLDVWFDSGLAPYASIGAKELKKADFITEGHDQVTKWFYSQHALSAVVFEDIPYKKCLMHGFTLDEKGDKMSKSLGNIVNPDDVVEKYGADLLRFYLLSANKVWEDLRFVWDEMDDVRSMFNTLWNSYAFAVNYMVLDEFKPDDEYMKYLRDEDRWIISKINSVVKDCIGALEIPHLHTYTWKIKDFILNDLSRWYIRLIRDRTWKEKNDTDKLAAYQTLYYVLMKLITILAPVSPHISEEIYQNLKTDDMPESIFMNRITVDEEFIDKKLEEEMEIVRDIVDAILRGRDKAKYTLRYPIKKITVTGDVGETIKKYGYIIKEQGNVKEIEIGEFEGNLIVKPNYRELGKTFKSEVPKVVAIINNFNPKELREKLKDGEIEVENYIIKPEYVEFRMEIPENIIGMEFSKGNVFIDIEMSPELIKEGLMREVIRRIQAMRKDMDLDIEEKVKVKMEGIEFSEEMLKEIEKEVRGEFVEEIKVDYEQEWEIKTPNGEKYKVKIGIERIKN, via the coding sequence ATGAAACAAGTTAAGGGAGTGAATTTTAGAGAATTAGATAAAAAAATAAAAAAATTTTGGGAAAAGAACAAAATATACGAAAAAGTAAAAAAAATGAATGAGGGAAATCCAGAGTATTATTTTGTTGATGGTCCTCCATACTGTTCAGGGGCCATACACTTAGGAACCGCTTGGAATAAAATAATTAAAGATACCGTTTTGAGATTTAAGAGGATGCAAGGATACAATGTTTTAGATAAAGCAGGATGGGACATGCACGGATTGCCAATAGAGGTTAAGGTTGAGAACGAGTTTGGAATAAAAAACAAAAAGGAGATAGAAACAAAAATTGGAACAGAAAACTTCATTGAAAAATGTAAGGAATTCGCTTTGAAACACAAAGAGATAATGGAAGGGCAGTTTAAAAACTTAGGGGTTTGGTTAGATTGGGAAAATGCATATATGCCAATAACAAAGGAATATATGGAAATTGGATGGTGGACATTAAAAAAGGCACATGAAAAGGGATTGTTAACAAAAGATTTGAGGGTTGGATATTGGTGTCCAAGATGCGAAACATCATTAGCAGAGCATGAGGTTAGAGGGGAATATAAAGAGGTTTCCGACCCATCTGTATATGTTAAATTCAAAGTTAAGGATAAAGAGGATGAATATGTTGTTATTTGGACAACAACACCATGGACATTGCCTTCAAACTTAGCGGTTGCTGTGCATCCAGAGTATGATTATGCTTATGTTGAGGTTGAACTTGAAGATAAAAAGGAGATTTGGATTATTGCAGAGAAGTTGGTTGAGGAAGTAATGAAAAGAGCAGAAAAACAAAACAACATAAAATCATACAAGATAATAAAGACAGTTAAAGGTAAGGAATTAGAGGGAATAAAATACATCCATCCATTATTGGAAGAGAATGAAAAGCAGAAGGAATTTGCCAAATTAGAGAATGCTCACACCATCATCTTAGGGGAGCATGTTACATTAGAGGGAGGAACTGGGCTTGTCCACACTGCTCCAGGACATGGGGAAGAGGACTTTGAAGTTGGGAAAAAGTATGGTTTGCCAATCTACTCCCCAATAGACGATGAAGGTAAATATGTTGAAGGAAAATGGAAGGGAATCTTTGTTAAAGATGCAGACAATGAAATAATTGAGACTCTCAAAAATAAAGGGCTTTTAGTATTTGCAGGGAAGATAAAACACAGTTACCCACACTGTTGGAGATGTAAAACCCCATTATTGTTTAGAGCAACAGAACAGTGGTATCTCTCCATTTCAAAAATTAAGGAAGATATTATTGAGCACGCTAAAACCGTTGACTGGGTTCCAAAGTGGGTTGAAACAAGGTATATAAATGGAGTTAAATTCGTTGGGGACTGGAACATATCAAGGCAAAGATACTGGGGAATTCCAATTCCAGTTTGGGTTTGTAAGGAATGTGGAAAATATGTTGTTGTTGGAAGTGTTGAAGAGTTAAAAGAGAGAATGATTAATGATGTTGAGTTGGATGACTTGCATAAACCAACAGTGGATAAAGTTGTATTGAAATGTGAATGTGGAGGAGAGATGAAGAGAATCCCTGATGTTTTAGATGTTTGGTTTGACTCTGGACTCGCTCCTTACGCATCAATTGGGGCAAAAGAACTTAAAAAAGCGGACTTCATTACCGAGGGTCATGACCAGGTTACAAAGTGGTTTTATTCACAACATGCATTGAGTGCGGTTGTATTTGAAGATATTCCTTACAAAAAATGTCTCATGCACGGCTTTACCTTAGATGAGAAAGGAGACAAGATGAGTAAAAGTTTAGGAAACATAGTTAATCCAGATGATGTTGTTGAAAAATATGGTGCGGATTTGCTAAGATTTTACTTACTCAGTGCAAATAAGGTTTGGGAGGATTTGAGATTTGTTTGGGATGAGATGGATGATGTAAGGAGCATGTTCAACACATTATGGAACTCCTATGCATTTGCTGTAAATTACATGGTGTTAGATGAGTTTAAGCCAGATGATGAGTATATGAAATATTTGAGAGATGAGGACAGATGGATTATAAGCAAAATAAACTCGGTTGTGAAGGACTGTATAGGGGCATTAGAAATTCCTCATTTGCATACATACACATGGAAAATAAAGGACTTCATTTTGAATGATTTGAGTAGATGGTATATAAGGTTGATTAGAGATAGGACATGGAAAGAAAAGAATGATACTGACAAATTGGCAGCATACCAAACATTATACTATGTGTTGATGAAATTGATAACAATCCTTGCTCCAGTATCTCCGCACATAAGCGAGGAGATTTACCAAAACTTGAAAACAGATGATATGCCAGAAAGCATATTCATGAATAGAATTACTGTTGATGAGGAGTTCATTGATAAGAAATTAGAAGAAGAGATGGAAATTGTTAGGGATATAGTTGATGCTATATTGAGAGGAAGAGATAAGGCAAAATACACATTGAGATACCCAATAAAGAAAATAACCGTAACTGGGGATGTTGGGGAGACAATTAAAAAATATGGCTACATAATAAAAGAACAAGGAAATGTAAAAGAAATTGAGATTGGAGAGTTTGAGGGCAATTTAATCGTTAAGCCAAATTACAGAGAATTGGGTAAAACCTTCAAGAGTGAGGTTCCAAAGGTTGTGGCAATTATAAATAACTTCAATCCAAAAGAATTGAGGGAAAAACTTAAAGATGGAGAGATTGAGGTTGAGAACTATATTATAAAACCAGAATATGTTGAGTTTAGAATGGAAATTCCAGAAAACATTATTGGAATGGAATTCTCAAAAGGAAACGTATTTATTGATATTGAAATGAGTCCAGAGTTGATAAAAGAGGGATTGATGAGAGAGGTTATAAGAAGAATCCAAGCAATGAGAAAGGACATGGACTTGGATATTGAGGAAAAAGTTAAGGTAAAAATGGAAGGAATTGAGTTTAGTGAGGAGATGCTGAAAGAAATTGAGAAGGAAGTTAGAGGGGAATTTGTTGAAGAGATAAAGGTAGATTATGAGCAAGAATGGGAAATAAAAACACCTAATGGAGAGAAATATAAGGTTAAGATCGGCATTGAAAGGATTAAAAATTAA
- a CDS encoding thiamine-phosphate synthase family protein, giving the protein MKKHNILIIGGYDPTGGAGVIADAKTAKILGVNPLTITTSIIPQNNRAVYDKMDIPKKIIEEQLEAIFEDFDVSVVKTGVLNKDAIDLILKYKRHYDFKIVCDPVLKSTTNYKFVDEDLLRRYIDLFNESYLITPNEEEFNTIINFIEKNNLWGNIDKNPYILITGIDDKLTTLKDKGIIETIKGKKIDKEVHGTGCVFSSAIASFLCKGEGLREAIKKGKDVVLASVIYATKTKYNYNSNPTYINKEKVIKNLSYALYLLKKIEFSLIPEVGSNIAESLLLPNSFKDVAALTGRIIKNKLGGFYIVGDVEFGASEHIAKIILTAKNYNPQIRACMNIRYEEDLIDALSEKFSISSFDRKLEPPNVSTMEWGTKYACEKFGGVPDIIYDKGGDGKEPMIRVLGVNTIEVVKKVVEIQKIYDHI; this is encoded by the coding sequence ATGAAAAAACATAATATCCTTATCATTGGTGGCTACGACCCAACTGGTGGAGCAGGAGTTATTGCAGATGCAAAAACTGCAAAGATTTTAGGAGTTAACCCCCTAACCATAACAACTTCCATCATTCCTCAAAATAATAGGGCGGTTTATGACAAAATGGATATACCCAAGAAGATTATTGAAGAGCAATTAGAGGCAATTTTTGAAGATTTTGATGTTTCTGTTGTTAAAACTGGTGTTTTAAATAAAGATGCAATCGATTTGATTTTGAAATATAAGAGGCATTATGATTTTAAGATTGTATGTGATCCTGTTTTAAAATCAACAACAAACTACAAGTTTGTTGATGAGGATTTGTTGAGAAGATATATTGATTTATTTAACGAGAGTTATTTAATAACCCCAAATGAAGAAGAATTTAACACCATTATTAACTTTATAGAAAAAAACAATCTTTGGGGAAATATTGATAAAAATCCATACATTTTGATTACTGGGATTGATGACAAACTAACAACCCTTAAAGATAAAGGCATTATTGAGACAATAAAAGGGAAAAAAATAGATAAGGAAGTTCATGGAACAGGTTGTGTATTTTCCTCTGCAATTGCATCATTTTTATGCAAAGGGGAGGGATTGAGAGAGGCAATTAAAAAAGGCAAGGATGTTGTTTTGGCATCTGTAATTTATGCAACAAAAACAAAATACAACTACAACTCAAATCCTACCTACATTAACAAAGAAAAGGTAATAAAAAATTTAAGTTATGCCCTATATTTACTAAAAAAGATTGAATTTAGCCTTATTCCCGAGGTTGGCTCAAATATCGCTGAGAGTTTGCTTTTACCAAATAGTTTTAAAGATGTTGCAGCATTGACTGGGAGGATTATAAAGAATAAATTAGGAGGTTTTTATATTGTTGGGGATGTAGAGTTTGGAGCATCAGAGCATATAGCAAAAATTATTTTAACTGCAAAAAACTACAATCCACAAATTAGGGCATGTATGAATATAAGGTATGAGGAGGATTTAATAGATGCCTTATCAGAAAAATTCAGTATCTCTTCATTTGATAGAAAACTTGAACCTCCAAATGTATCAACGATGGAATGGGGAACAAAATACGCATGCGAAAAATTTGGTGGAGTTCCAGATATAATATATGATAAAGGAGGAGATGGAAAGGAACCAATGATCAGGGTTTTAGGCGTTAATACAATAGAGGTTGTTAAAAAAGTTGTAGAGATACAGAAGATCTATGATCATATTTAA
- the trpD gene encoding anthranilate phosphoribosyltransferase, giving the protein MITDAIKKVVEFKDLDESEAIEVMNEIMGGKATQPQIASILTALRMKGETPVEIASFAKVMREFATKINPKVDKLVDTCGTGGDNLNTFNISTTVAFVVAGCCVAVAKHGNRSVSSKCGSADVLEALGVNLDIPPKKVEECIEKVGIGFLFAPLYHSAMKHALPVRKEIGIRTVFNVLGPLTNPANAEYQVVGVYDGNLTEKIAEVLKLLGLKGAMVVHGSGMDEITTTGETKISELKDGDVKTYTITPEEFGFKRANVDELKGGDAKENARILREILDGKEGAKRDIVLINAAAALYVCNEAKSLEEGIKMAEKSIDSGKAMEKLEKLVEFTNNIQK; this is encoded by the coding sequence ATGATAACAGATGCTATAAAAAAGGTTGTTGAATTTAAAGATTTAGATGAGAGCGAGGCAATTGAAGTTATGAATGAAATAATGGGTGGGAAAGCCACACAACCACAAATAGCATCAATATTAACAGCTTTAAGAATGAAAGGAGAGACTCCAGTAGAGATTGCATCATTTGCAAAGGTTATGAGAGAATTTGCCACAAAAATTAATCCAAAAGTTGATAAACTTGTAGATACTTGTGGAACCGGTGGAGACAATTTAAATACATTCAACATAAGTACAACCGTTGCGTTTGTTGTTGCAGGTTGTTGTGTAGCAGTGGCAAAACATGGAAATAGGAGTGTAAGTAGTAAATGTGGAAGTGCGGATGTTTTGGAAGCATTGGGAGTTAATTTAGACATTCCACCAAAAAAGGTTGAAGAATGCATAGAAAAAGTAGGGATAGGGTTTTTATTTGCTCCCCTTTACCACTCTGCTATGAAACATGCCTTACCAGTTAGAAAGGAGATTGGAATAAGAACTGTCTTTAATGTTCTTGGACCTTTAACAAATCCTGCAAACGCTGAATACCAAGTTGTTGGGGTTTATGATGGAAACTTAACTGAGAAGATTGCAGAGGTTTTAAAATTGTTGGGGTTAAAAGGAGCCATGGTTGTGCATGGAAGTGGAATGGATGAGATAACAACAACAGGAGAAACAAAGATTTCTGAATTAAAAGATGGGGATGTAAAAACATATACAATAACTCCTGAAGAATTTGGATTTAAAAGAGCAAATGTTGATGAATTGAAAGGAGGAGATGCAAAAGAAAATGCAAGAATTTTGAGGGAAATTTTAGATGGAAAAGAGGGGGCTAAAAGAGATATAGTTTTAATTAATGCTGCTGCCGCTTTATATGTTTGTAATGAAGCGAAGTCACTTGAGGAAGGGATAAAGATGGCAGAGAAATCAATAGATAGTGGAAAAGCAATGGAAAAATTAGAAAAACTTGTAGAGTTCACAAATAACATTCAAAAATAA